Proteins from one Pseudomonas grandcourensis genomic window:
- a CDS encoding DUF499 domain-containing protein — translation MNLKPWRVIAEPHEDVRSGTFIQAEFAADITRVHTGSATSEYQNPTLFFERTFITEGMKLLLDSVIKRLSGKGGDPVIQLQTAFGGGKTHTMLAVYHLASGKVPTSEMQGIGDILNRAGVTELAPARIAVLDGIQASPNQPVKRGSISVHTLWGNLAWQLGGEEGYALVAEADLSGTSPGKTVLENLLARFAPCVILVDELVAYVRQFEEGKTLTGGSFDTNLSFIQALTEALKAVPTAVMLASLPESEKEAGSQRGVRALEALSHYFGRVQALWKPVGTEEAFEIVRRRLFSNISDKLAAEAVCRSFADYYIANGNDFPAETQKNSYYERLLHAYPIHPEVFDRLYEDWSSLENFQRTRGVLKLMAKIIFSLWKDGNNDPLIMPGSLPLADSDSRNEVTYYLPAGWDPVVERDIDGPRAETTAIENHNARLGSVQACRRAARTIFLGSAPTTANQTVRGIELERILLGAAQPGQPVGLFKDALRSLADKLHYLNSANNRYWFDTRPNLRREMEERKKRYKDKENVFPAIRKRVQESFASGVFGGIHVFTDSVDVPDDFQLRLVVLAPDYGYSKSGPSLAIGKAAEILKSRGEQPRQKQNRLVFLAADSDSVSRLKDQVRSLLAWESIVNDYKENRITLDNLMAKNASASFDQASDGLKRMIRETYKWLLAPMQTVLPGKGLSDVQWEHFPVNAGAANLSTEIERLLKENELLITEWAPYHLAHMLKSWFWKEDAKEVGALDVFQKTCCYLYLPRLRDDTVFVRTLSTGVESRDFFAIAQGKDGERYLGFVFGKTSSVFLDATHLLIEPTTASAYADALRAKEDAERAKREQVVDATPDTSRSSGDSGVTGGTQGSGGGQVDPVAEIKKALVTQFYASADLDPVKAKMDFALLVDEVIQQFTARLGVDVKISIEIQATSKTGFDDGLQRAIKENCNVLKFKSAEFE, via the coding sequence ATGAACCTCAAGCCTTGGCGCGTGATCGCCGAACCCCATGAAGACGTGCGTAGTGGCACCTTTATTCAAGCTGAGTTTGCCGCTGATATCACCCGAGTGCATACTGGCTCGGCGACCTCTGAATATCAGAACCCAACGCTGTTCTTCGAGCGCACCTTTATCACTGAAGGCATGAAGCTGTTGCTGGACTCAGTGATCAAGCGTCTTTCTGGCAAGGGCGGCGATCCAGTAATCCAGTTGCAAACCGCTTTCGGCGGGGGTAAGACTCATACCATGCTGGCGGTCTATCACTTGGCCAGTGGCAAGGTGCCCACCAGTGAGATGCAGGGTATTGGCGATATTCTTAATCGCGCAGGGGTCACCGAGCTGGCTCCTGCACGTATTGCCGTGCTTGATGGCATCCAGGCTTCGCCGAACCAACCGGTTAAGCGTGGCTCGATCAGTGTTCACACGTTGTGGGGCAATTTGGCCTGGCAGCTGGGTGGTGAAGAGGGTTATGCACTGGTGGCCGAGGCTGACCTTTCGGGCACTTCGCCGGGCAAAACGGTGCTGGAGAACTTGCTGGCGCGTTTTGCACCTTGTGTGATCCTGGTCGACGAATTGGTGGCCTACGTTCGTCAGTTCGAGGAAGGAAAAACCCTCACAGGGGGTAGTTTCGACACCAACTTGAGCTTTATCCAAGCGTTGACTGAGGCGCTGAAGGCCGTGCCAACAGCTGTGATGTTGGCGTCGCTACCTGAGTCGGAAAAGGAAGCGGGTAGTCAGCGCGGCGTGCGAGCTTTGGAAGCGTTATCGCACTACTTTGGCCGCGTGCAGGCATTGTGGAAACCTGTGGGCACCGAGGAGGCGTTTGAGATCGTTAGACGCCGGTTGTTCAGTAATATCAGCGACAAACTAGCGGCTGAGGCCGTGTGCCGCAGCTTTGCTGATTATTACATCGCCAATGGCAATGATTTCCCGGCGGAAACTCAGAAAAATAGCTATTACGAGCGGTTGTTGCATGCTTATCCAATCCACCCCGAGGTCTTCGACCGTCTATATGAGGACTGGTCATCACTGGAAAATTTCCAGCGAACCCGTGGCGTGCTGAAGTTAATGGCCAAGATCATCTTCAGCCTGTGGAAGGACGGCAACAACGATCCATTGATCATGCCTGGTAGTTTGCCATTAGCCGATTCAGACTCACGCAATGAGGTCACCTACTACCTGCCTGCCGGCTGGGATCCAGTGGTTGAGCGCGACATCGATGGCCCTCGTGCAGAAACCACTGCGATTGAAAACCACAATGCTCGTCTTGGCAGCGTGCAAGCTTGCCGCCGCGCTGCGCGCACTATATTCCTGGGTAGCGCTCCGACCACTGCTAATCAGACAGTGCGTGGTATTGAGCTGGAGCGGATTCTGCTTGGCGCGGCGCAGCCCGGTCAGCCTGTGGGTCTGTTCAAGGATGCTTTGCGCAGCCTAGCGGACAAACTTCACTATCTGAATAGCGCCAATAACCGTTACTGGTTCGATACTCGGCCTAATCTGCGCCGTGAAATGGAAGAGCGTAAAAAGCGCTACAAGGATAAAGAGAATGTCTTTCCCGCTATCCGTAAGCGTGTGCAGGAAAGCTTTGCCAGCGGTGTGTTTGGTGGCATTCATGTCTTCACCGACAGCGTGGATGTGCCAGATGACTTTCAACTGCGGTTAGTGGTGCTGGCTCCTGATTACGGTTACAGCAAGAGCGGGCCTAGCCTGGCCATTGGCAAGGCTGCTGAAATTCTAAAGAGTCGTGGCGAGCAGCCACGTCAGAAACAGAATCGATTGGTGTTTCTTGCCGCCGATAGCGACAGTGTTAGTCGTTTGAAAGATCAGGTGCGCTCGCTGCTAGCGTGGGAGTCCATCGTCAACGATTACAAAGAAAATCGCATCACCCTAGATAACCTGATGGCGAAGAATGCCTCCGCCAGTTTTGATCAGGCTAGCGATGGTCTGAAGCGGATGATCCGAGAGACCTACAAATGGTTGTTGGCGCCAATGCAGACTGTCTTGCCTGGAAAGGGGTTGTCGGATGTGCAGTGGGAACACTTTCCGGTTAATGCTGGGGCTGCCAACCTTTCCACGGAAATAGAGCGACTACTTAAGGAAAACGAGCTGCTAATTACCGAATGGGCGCCATACCATCTCGCGCACATGCTGAAGAGCTGGTTTTGGAAGGAAGATGCCAAGGAAGTCGGGGCATTGGATGTCTTTCAGAAGACTTGCTGTTATCTGTATTTACCGCGTCTACGCGATGACACAGTGTTTGTCCGCACCCTTAGTACAGGCGTAGAAAGTCGCGATTTCTTTGCCATTGCTCAGGGTAAGGATGGTGAGCGTTATCTGGGTTTTGTTTTCGGCAAGACATCCTCGGTGTTTCTGGATGCCACGCATCTTCTGATTGAGCCCACAACTGCCAGCGCCTACGCCGATGCGTTGCGAGCGAAGGAAGACGCAGAACGGGCTAAACGTGAACAAGTTGTGGATGCGACACCTGACACCTCAAGATCAAGTGGGGATAGCGGAGTCACAGGGGGAACTCAAGGTTCGGGTGGAGGTCAGGTAGATCCGGTAGCTGAGATTAAGAAAGCTTTGGTGACTCAGTTTTATGCCTCGGCTGACCTCGATCCTGTGAAGGCAAAAATGGATTTTGCTTTGCTTGTGGATGAGGTCATTCAGCAGTTCACTGCCAGGCTGGGAGTCGATGTGAAGATATCAATTGAGATTCAGGCCACCAGCAAGACGGGCTTCGATGATGGACTACAACGCGCCATCAAAGAGAATTGCAACGTGCTGAAGTTCAAGTCGGCGGAGTTTGAATAG
- a CDS encoding plasmid partitioning protein RepB C-terminal domain-containing protein, with the protein MEDDYGPAVLHLTVIKDYLTKLLTNTAVVRWLAKHQPEYLKEFQPIAELTELPWAADESDAVA; encoded by the coding sequence GTGGAAGACGATTATGGCCCTGCCGTACTGCATCTTACTGTCATCAAAGATTACCTAACCAAGCTTCTTACCAATACAGCTGTTGTCCGATGGTTGGCCAAGCACCAACCTGAGTACCTTAAAGAGTTCCAGCCCATCGCAGAGCTGACAGAGCTGCCGTGGGCAGCCGACGAATCAGACGCAGTTGCTTGA
- a CDS encoding ADP-ribosylglycohydrolase family protein: MTILTSHSHPLIIGSVETPYTSGRIGMTICPGKQQTNASSGNVQRELALDLDLIKSWGATAVVTLMPQQELEEVAVGHLGTEVEARGMQWFHLPILDVDVPDTEFERYWLYAGLRLRQLLRSGQHILVHCRGGLGRTGMVAARLLVELGAQPKAAIDNVRQARPGAIQTRQQENYVLTTEPAGNDAWLDRLLGCLLGGAVGDAFGYAVEFDSLETIQSKYGKQGLTQPTYQNGRLIVSDDTQMTLFTLEGMLRFASKGESLDPQDWLDEIRRAYLDWLDTQSSKAPRKGLAGQLARSLALRTRRAPGNTCLSALKAGGMGSIEHKINDSKGCGAVMRTAPIGFLKGLDLFDLGARAGALTHGHPDGWAPAGILPRIVANLIQGMGNYWAVRGGFDDASEWDHVYGVTAGTERYLLALKLARKLRYNPRQAIRLLGQGWVGDEALAIAMYCYLSARNFQDAIIRASNHDGDSDSTASITGQLWGARYGITDIPHDWIRRLDVLDDILVLVAQAKDWSVPVDTIQSYPPKGTINEDEAACIRMVEMSHELHVRGFQKIRIFPYLSPSGYWRLEWAPAENFSSAIRPPRGTNERLIARYSSGSGWRAFEWEGVQSLTIGEMAQQFLRQFPELARAGQGQDWPYAGWLTTLLGEVRKGRFPYLIADGDVDLSRGIPMSVGEPFPFPPPLPYEQDDSDAEWDR; the protein is encoded by the coding sequence ATGACCATCCTGACCAGCCACAGCCACCCGTTAATCATCGGCTCAGTTGAGACACCCTACACTAGCGGGCGTATAGGCATGACTATCTGCCCTGGCAAGCAGCAAACCAACGCCTCATCCGGCAACGTCCAACGTGAGCTAGCGCTGGATCTGGATCTGATTAAGTCCTGGGGCGCTACTGCAGTTGTCACTCTGATGCCCCAACAGGAGCTCGAGGAAGTAGCGGTTGGTCATCTTGGCACGGAAGTCGAAGCCCGGGGTATGCAGTGGTTCCACCTGCCGATTCTGGACGTCGATGTTCCAGACACGGAGTTTGAACGCTACTGGCTCTATGCAGGACTGCGCCTCCGGCAGCTCTTGCGCAGCGGCCAACATATCCTGGTGCACTGCCGAGGAGGTCTGGGTCGCACAGGAATGGTGGCTGCACGTCTGTTGGTCGAACTGGGGGCACAGCCCAAAGCAGCGATAGATAACGTTCGACAGGCACGCCCTGGCGCGATCCAAACCCGGCAGCAAGAAAACTATGTTCTCACCACTGAACCCGCCGGGAATGATGCTTGGCTGGATCGCCTTCTGGGCTGTCTGCTCGGCGGAGCAGTAGGCGATGCTTTCGGCTATGCGGTCGAGTTCGACTCTCTGGAAACCATCCAGTCCAAGTACGGCAAGCAAGGGCTCACCCAGCCTACATACCAGAATGGTCGACTCATCGTCAGTGACGATACCCAGATGACACTGTTCACCCTGGAAGGCATGCTGCGCTTTGCCAGCAAAGGCGAAAGCTTAGATCCCCAGGATTGGCTCGATGAAATCCGACGCGCCTATCTTGATTGGCTGGATACCCAAAGCAGCAAGGCTCCTAGAAAAGGGCTGGCGGGACAGCTCGCCCGATCTCTAGCCCTGCGGACTCGACGAGCCCCTGGTAATACCTGCTTATCGGCCCTGAAAGCCGGTGGAATGGGTAGCATCGAGCACAAGATAAATGATTCTAAAGGCTGTGGTGCGGTGATGCGCACCGCGCCCATCGGCTTTCTAAAAGGACTTGATCTGTTTGATCTTGGCGCACGTGCTGGCGCGCTAACCCACGGTCATCCCGACGGCTGGGCCCCAGCAGGGATCCTGCCGCGCATAGTGGCCAACTTAATCCAAGGTATGGGCAATTACTGGGCTGTTCGGGGAGGCTTCGACGACGCCAGCGAGTGGGATCATGTGTATGGCGTCACGGCAGGTACTGAACGTTATCTGCTCGCGCTGAAGCTCGCCCGTAAACTGCGCTACAACCCCCGGCAGGCTATTCGCTTACTCGGCCAAGGTTGGGTGGGTGATGAAGCCTTAGCCATTGCGATGTATTGCTACCTCTCGGCGCGCAATTTCCAGGACGCCATCATCCGCGCTAGCAATCATGATGGTGACAGCGACTCCACCGCCTCAATTACCGGTCAGTTATGGGGGGCTCGCTACGGCATTACCGATATCCCCCATGACTGGATTCGTCGCCTGGATGTGTTGGATGACATTCTGGTGCTTGTGGCACAGGCCAAGGATTGGTCAGTACCAGTCGACACCATCCAAAGCTACCCGCCGAAAGGCACCATCAACGAAGACGAGGCCGCCTGCATCCGCATGGTCGAAATGTCTCATGAGTTGCATGTGCGTGGCTTTCAGAAAATTCGCATCTTTCCCTACCTGTCTCCTTCAGGTTACTGGCGCCTGGAATGGGCTCCTGCTGAAAACTTCAGCTCAGCAATCCGCCCGCCCCGAGGCACCAATGAACGCTTGATTGCTCGCTATTCGAGTGGTTCAGGATGGCGGGCGTTCGAGTGGGAAGGGGTGCAGTCCCTCACCATTGGCGAAATGGCGCAACAATTCCTGCGACAGTTCCCGGAGCTGGCACGTGCCGGCCAAGGCCAAGACTGGCCTTATGCGGGTTGGCTCACCACCTTGCTCGGCGAAGTCCGCAAGGGGCGTTTCCCATATCTAATAGCGGATGGCGACGTGGATCTCTCACGAGGTATCCCCATGAGTGTCGGTGAGCCATTTCCGTTCCCACCGCCGCTGCCGTATGAGCAGGACGACTCGGACGCGGAATGGGATCGATAA
- a CDS encoding IS3 family transposase, whose amino-acid sequence MYSYEDRIRAVKLYIKLGKRTGATIRQLGYPTKNSLKSWHAEYERCLDLPRGYENSKSKYSLAQREKAVGHYLEYGRNIAATIKALGYPARDSLRAWIYEMHPELHTRIVGRSDGLARPPAVKQAAVIALCTRKESAKALAQKLGVCRPTLYNWKNQLLGPEVSPSMKCRLEPSSSPEREELQRQLESLQLDVRRLQLEHDLLMRANELIKKETGINRQVLTNREKTLLADALRQRYSLLELLDALGLARSSYFYHRARMQVAEKYTEARRAMADIFERNHRCYGYRRMRASLSRQRVRLSEKVVQRLMKQECLVVAKPKRRRYGSYLGEISPAPENLLNRDFTALAPNEKWLTDISEFQIPAGKVYLSPMIDCFDGKVISWSIGTRPDGELVNTMLDAAVETVASNDKRPVVHSDRGAHYRWPGWLSRIADAKLIRSMSRKGCSPDNAACEGFFGRLKTELFYPRNWQSTSIEQFIQALDSYIRWYNEKRIKISLGALSPIEYRESLGFAA is encoded by the coding sequence ATGTACTCATACGAAGACCGTATCCGAGCGGTCAAGCTCTACATCAAACTGGGCAAGCGAACCGGGGCAACTATTCGTCAGTTGGGCTACCCGACGAAGAACTCTTTGAAGAGCTGGCACGCAGAGTATGAGCGATGCCTCGACCTGCCGCGTGGCTACGAGAACTCGAAGTCGAAGTACTCACTGGCCCAAAGGGAAAAGGCTGTCGGGCACTATCTCGAATACGGTCGCAACATCGCCGCTACCATCAAGGCGTTGGGCTACCCCGCGCGGGATTCGTTGCGTGCCTGGATTTACGAAATGCACCCCGAGTTGCATACGCGTATTGTCGGTCGTTCAGACGGGTTAGCCCGGCCGCCAGCGGTGAAGCAGGCAGCGGTCATCGCGCTGTGCACGCGAAAAGAAAGTGCGAAAGCCCTGGCTCAAAAGCTGGGCGTGTGCAGGCCGACCTTGTACAACTGGAAAAACCAGCTACTCGGCCCAGAGGTATCCCCATCCATGAAGTGTCGGCTTGAACCCTCATCGTCACCGGAACGAGAGGAGTTGCAGCGGCAACTCGAATCTCTCCAGCTCGATGTTCGCCGTTTGCAGCTTGAACATGACCTGTTGATGAGGGCGAATGAACTCATAAAAAAAGAGACGGGCATCAACCGGCAAGTCCTGACCAATCGGGAGAAGACATTGCTGGCTGATGCCCTAAGGCAGAGGTACTCCTTGCTAGAGCTGCTTGACGCGTTGGGCTTGGCCCGAAGCTCCTATTTCTATCATCGAGCCCGAATGCAGGTCGCGGAAAAGTACACCGAAGCGCGTCGTGCCATGGCGGACATATTCGAGCGCAATCATCGTTGCTATGGCTACCGTCGGATGCGAGCTTCGTTGAGCAGGCAGCGTGTGCGCCTTTCAGAGAAGGTGGTGCAGCGCTTGATGAAGCAGGAGTGCCTAGTCGTCGCCAAGCCGAAACGGCGTCGATACGGTTCCTACCTCGGGGAGATCAGTCCGGCGCCGGAAAACCTCCTCAACCGCGACTTCACGGCCCTAGCTCCGAATGAGAAATGGCTGACCGACATCTCGGAGTTCCAGATCCCAGCCGGCAAGGTGTACCTGTCCCCCATGATCGACTGCTTCGATGGGAAGGTAATCAGTTGGTCGATCGGCACGCGTCCCGACGGCGAGCTTGTGAACACGATGCTGGATGCCGCTGTCGAAACGGTGGCCAGCAACGATAAACGGCCTGTTGTTCACTCCGATCGTGGCGCTCACTACCGCTGGCCCGGCTGGCTATCGCGCATCGCTGATGCGAAGCTGATTCGTTCGATGTCGCGCAAAGGCTGCTCACCTGACAACGCGGCTTGTGAAGGTTTCTTCGGCCGACTGAAAACGGAGCTGTTCTATCCTCGCAACTGGCAGTCAACGAGCATCGAGCAGTTCATTCAGGCCTTGGATTCATACATTCGCTGGTACAACGAAAAACGAATCAAGATTTCCCTCGGCGCGCTCAGTCCCATTGAGTATCGTGAAAGCCTGGGCTTCGCGGCATAA
- a CDS encoding AAA family ATPase: MAEVYPDFENIHRLKVKPTEGELHILEYLSANLGSEYEIYFQPFLNGDMPDIIVMRKKCGALIIEVKDWNLSAYRVDADNKWRVNNNNQFIRSPAQQAFGYKNNIFNLHVSSLAERYALDKRFYSTIKAFVYFHDATKKEISSIYASAEAELSEKKKALNYQYKNNEVQDVQYDKKMDYLTNKSRQISRDRGMSISRDSLSKLLNEIRTENLLFLDEAYDELKRYLKPPYHVMEQGIDIAYSSLQSRLSISQPGFQKMKGVAGSGKTTILAKRAVNAHKRHDDKVLILTFNKTLKSYIRDKISDVREGFSWGVFNISNYHSLIALEMNKCGLLIQAPQGKELSSKYFDDLFSNEDVFQDHEERIYKYKTILVDEVQDYEQQWIKIIRRYFLDEDGEMVLFGDDSQNIYGRDLSSKNPALVQGFGRWERLTRSFRSSADSKLTLVSKKFQEQYLLEKYDIDLVLTEPQQGMLAFDLVERHEFDGVSSAFSIFDTIQRRIKSNSMHPNDVCIVSTNIAILRKLDQRFRLELNEKTQTTFESEEEHLEILELPENEKEAARKLIRDSRKFSFNLNSGLVKLSTLQSFKGLETQTAIYILMSDDNEEAVYTGITRAKKNLILFLQKGNKYADFFYAEVRS; the protein is encoded by the coding sequence ATGGCTGAGGTATACCCTGATTTTGAAAATATACATCGGTTAAAGGTCAAACCCACAGAGGGAGAGTTGCACATATTAGAGTATCTGTCTGCGAATCTCGGGTCTGAATATGAGATCTACTTCCAGCCTTTTTTAAACGGTGATATGCCTGATATTATCGTCATGAGAAAAAAGTGTGGTGCTTTAATCATAGAAGTGAAAGATTGGAACTTGTCTGCGTACCGTGTAGATGCGGATAATAAGTGGAGAGTGAATAACAATAATCAATTCATAAGATCCCCCGCGCAACAAGCATTTGGCTACAAAAACAATATATTTAACTTGCATGTAAGCAGTCTGGCGGAAAGGTATGCGCTGGATAAAAGATTTTACAGCACAATAAAAGCTTTTGTTTATTTTCATGATGCCACCAAAAAAGAAATATCAAGTATATATGCTTCTGCTGAAGCTGAGTTGTCCGAAAAAAAGAAAGCCTTGAACTATCAATACAAAAACAATGAGGTTCAAGATGTGCAGTACGACAAAAAAATGGACTATCTGACAAATAAGTCGAGGCAGATCAGTCGAGATAGAGGGATGTCTATTAGCAGGGACAGCCTTTCAAAGTTGCTTAATGAAATAAGAACTGAAAATTTGCTATTTTTAGACGAGGCCTATGACGAACTTAAACGCTACCTCAAGCCGCCCTATCATGTTATGGAACAAGGAATTGACATAGCTTACAGTTCCCTGCAATCCAGGCTCTCAATCAGCCAGCCAGGCTTTCAAAAGATGAAGGGTGTGGCCGGCTCTGGAAAAACAACCATATTGGCGAAAAGAGCGGTAAACGCGCACAAGAGACACGATGATAAAGTACTGATTTTAACGTTCAATAAGACATTAAAGAGCTATATTCGCGACAAGATAAGTGATGTCCGGGAGGGGTTCTCTTGGGGGGTATTTAATATCTCAAATTATCATTCTCTGATTGCCTTGGAGATGAATAAGTGTGGGCTGTTGATACAAGCGCCACAGGGAAAAGAGCTGAGCTCGAAGTACTTCGATGATCTGTTTTCAAATGAGGATGTATTTCAAGATCATGAAGAAAGGATCTATAAGTACAAAACTATATTGGTCGATGAGGTGCAAGATTACGAGCAGCAGTGGATTAAAATAATCCGGAGGTATTTTTTAGATGAAGATGGCGAAATGGTTTTATTTGGTGATGATAGCCAGAATATATATGGTCGTGACTTAAGTAGTAAGAATCCGGCACTGGTTCAGGGGTTTGGTCGTTGGGAGAGGCTTACTAGGTCTTTTAGATCATCTGCTGACTCGAAGTTGACGCTTGTTTCAAAAAAGTTCCAGGAGCAATATCTTTTAGAAAAGTATGACATTGATCTGGTTTTAACGGAGCCTCAACAAGGAATGCTCGCCTTTGATCTTGTTGAACGGCACGAATTTGACGGTGTCAGCAGTGCCTTTTCCATTTTTGACACGATTCAGAGGCGTATTAAAAGTAATTCAATGCATCCCAATGATGTATGCATAGTCTCAACCAATATTGCGATACTGAGAAAACTGGATCAAAGGTTTAGATTGGAGCTAAACGAAAAAACACAAACAACATTTGAAAGTGAAGAGGAACACTTAGAAATACTAGAACTGCCTGAAAATGAAAAAGAGGCTGCCAGAAAGCTTATCAGAGACAGTCGTAAGTTTTCATTTAATTTAAACAGCGGTCTGGTCAAGCTGTCTACGCTTCAGAGCTTTAAGGGTTTAGAGACGCAAACGGCCATCTATATTTTGATGAGCGATGATAACGAGGAAGCAGTGTATACCGGAATAACAAGGGCCAAGAAAAACCTTATCCTGTTCCTTCAGAAAGGAAATAAATATGCCGATTTCTTTTATGCTGAAGTCAGGAGCTGA
- a CDS encoding helix-turn-helix transcriptional regulator, whose amino-acid sequence MQNTLHTESLRAALVQRGWTQKDLADQLGVSAQSVTNWFKGKDFPRPDKLLKLATTLHLSFSQLVAPPPDQPVVAFRKKAGTKTTDEHILKALGIGGLLKPLVDFLPKLPTLRTQISSPSTSYARLQSDASQVRNKLGLGERSVLGYEALIAEFKACGAVLVPVLWGQKQQHKNAMHILLPASDVTFVFVNLDTKLEDFKFWMAHELAHVYTPELAGSDAGEDFADAFAGALLFPEACAQLAYAEAVQASNATGEVNVLQQHARHHQISLNTVFQQAQGYARENQLPSLRVIETTIHKVRNSSEPQLVSTLLFDPIPPKPAQYLGAASNVFQSEFFLALKRMIREHGTGPSYVQQIMDVSLSDATALHGELAR is encoded by the coding sequence ATGCAAAATACCCTACATACCGAGTCGCTCCGCGCGGCCCTCGTTCAGCGTGGCTGGACACAAAAAGACCTGGCAGACCAGTTGGGGGTGTCGGCGCAGTCCGTCACCAACTGGTTCAAAGGTAAGGACTTTCCTCGTCCGGACAAGCTGCTCAAGCTGGCCACAACACTGCACCTTTCATTTTCACAGTTGGTCGCACCGCCTCCGGATCAGCCCGTGGTGGCGTTCCGCAAGAAAGCGGGCACCAAAACCACCGATGAACACATTCTCAAAGCGCTGGGCATCGGCGGATTGCTCAAGCCCCTCGTCGATTTTTTGCCGAAGTTGCCAACCTTACGGACCCAGATTTCGTCGCCTTCCACCAGCTATGCGCGTTTGCAGAGCGATGCGTCCCAAGTACGCAATAAGCTGGGCTTGGGTGAGCGCAGTGTGCTGGGCTATGAAGCGCTGATCGCCGAATTCAAGGCGTGTGGAGCCGTGCTCGTGCCCGTCCTTTGGGGGCAAAAGCAGCAACACAAGAATGCGATGCACATTCTATTGCCAGCGTCTGATGTCACCTTCGTGTTCGTCAACCTGGATACCAAGCTGGAAGACTTCAAGTTCTGGATGGCTCACGAGTTAGCGCATGTCTACACCCCCGAACTGGCGGGGAGTGACGCGGGGGAGGATTTTGCAGATGCCTTTGCCGGTGCCCTGCTGTTTCCTGAGGCTTGTGCTCAGCTCGCGTATGCCGAAGCGGTGCAGGCGTCTAACGCAACTGGGGAGGTGAATGTCCTTCAGCAGCATGCCCGGCATCACCAAATTTCACTGAACACGGTGTTCCAACAAGCGCAGGGCTATGCAAGGGAAAACCAGCTGCCATCGTTGCGGGTGATTGAAACAACAATCCATAAAGTGCGAAACAGCTCAGAACCCCAGCTGGTCAGCACGCTTCTGTTTGATCCGATTCCACCCAAACCCGCGCAATACCTTGGCGCTGCGTCGAATGTGTTTCAGTCGGAGTTCTTCCTGGCGCTGAAACGCATGATTCGCGAACATGGAACGGGCCCGTCGTATGTACAGCAAATCATGGACGTGTCTCTCAGCGACGCCACCGCGTTACATGGCGAGCTGGCACGTTGA
- a CDS encoding antitoxin Xre/MbcA/ParS toxin-binding domain-containing protein, with the protein MLELPVRGSELIEAVNRGLPCAMLQRLAAWLVIPLAAGLQCVGISPSTWRRRVQAGCLSVQESDRLYRFVSVLDRAIELFEGDKAAAYAWLRRPQRGLAGDSAIDLLVTSVGTEAIRELIGRLEHGVTP; encoded by the coding sequence GTGCTTGAACTGCCAGTACGCGGGAGCGAACTGATTGAGGCGGTGAACAGGGGCTTACCGTGCGCGATGCTTCAACGCCTCGCCGCTTGGCTAGTTATCCCCTTGGCGGCAGGACTGCAATGTGTGGGTATCTCACCGTCGACCTGGCGGCGGCGCGTTCAAGCCGGGTGTTTAAGCGTTCAAGAGAGTGACCGGCTCTATCGCTTCGTGTCGGTACTTGATCGGGCGATTGAGCTCTTTGAGGGCGATAAGGCAGCGGCTTATGCTTGGCTCCGACGACCCCAGCGAGGATTGGCCGGCGACAGTGCCATCGACTTGCTCGTGACTTCCGTTGGAACTGAAGCGATCCGCGAGCTGATCGGACGGCTAGAGCATGGCGTAACGCCATAG